One Mycolicibacterium doricum genomic window, CCAGCCCTTGCAGCAGCGTGGATTTGCCCGATCCGCTGGCGCCGAGAAGCAGCACCCGCTCCCCCGGCTCGACGGTGAGGCAAAGGTCGCGTACCGCCCACGTCGAGCGCCCGGCATGACGCCAGTGCCAACCCAGGGCGGCGACCGCGACACCGCCCGTGGTCATGGCCGGGCGTCGCTCGGCGAGCCTGTCCTGCCCGACGGAAAGCGGGACAGCGCGCCGGTTTTCGCCAGTCCTCGGACCACCCACCAGGACAGCCCACCGGCGAGGACGCCACCGGAGACGATGCCCGACACGACGTAGACCACCGCGAAGGCCGACGTGGAACCCGGGTACAGCAACACGAGTTCGTTGATCGCCATGGCCAGCCCCGCGGCGGCCCCGGCCAGCACGGCGACCGGGAGGTTCCACACCCGGTAGAGGAAACCGGCGAACACGATCTCGGCGGCCAGTCCCTGCACGAGGCCGAATTCCAGTGTCATGACGCCCCACTGGTTGCCGACCAGGGCCGACACCGTCGCGGCGACGAGTTCCCCGTAGAGCGCCGCGCCCGGCTTGCGGATCACCATCGCGGTGAGCACCCCGGCGAACAGCCAGCCACCTCCGAGCAGCGCCTGCAGTCCCGGCAGCAGCGCACTCAACGGCGCACCGATCGGGTTCGAGGCGACGTTCCACATGACGAACACCAGACCGGACGCCACGGCCAGCACGCTGGCTACCACGATGTCGACGACGCGCCAGCGGTAGCTACGTCCGGTCACAGGAACAGGTGGAGACACATCGGTCATCGATCACTCCCTACGCCGGCATTACCCGGTCAGGTTCATACGGTCGACGGCCCTCAGCCGTCCTCTCAGCGCACTCGGTGTGCACTCCCGTGTGGGTTATCCGCTCCAAAGTAGCGCAGCTACCTGCGGATGTCCCCATCGAAAAACCCGAGGTCGTCCCAAGTCGTTTACACCCCCCGCATCGGCGCGCAAGATGTCCCCGACGACAGGAAAGGCGGTTCGCCATGACGATCGACGTCGCCGACCGGGCATCGCTGCAGGAGGCGGTCCGGGACCTGCTGCGCAGCCGATGCACTGAGCAGGACGTGCGGCAGGTGCTGGCCGGGGACGACGGTTTCGACCGCGACCTGTGGTGCCGGCTGGCCGGCCAGGGAGTCACCGGCATCGTGATCGCCGCCGAGTACGGCGGCGTGGGGCTGGGAGCGGCCGAGCTGGAGGCGGTGGCCGAGGAGACCGGAGCCGCGCTCCTCCCGTCGCCGTTCATCTCCAGCGCGGTGCTCACGGCTGCACTGATCCAGACCGCGGGCACCAGGGAGGACCACCAGCGGCTGCTGCCCGGCCTGGCCGACGGGACCGCCATCGGGACGGTCGCGGTGACCGGGCGGGCCGGCACTTGGACCGCCGAGGGTGTCGACGTGCGCGCGGACACCCACGGCAGACTGACCGGCAGTGCGCACTACGTCACCGACGGACAGGTCGCCGACATCCTGCTGGTTGCGGCGCAAGCCCCGGGCGGCATCGGCGTCTACGAGGTGGGTACCGACGCCACCGGTGTGCAGCGCGTCGCGGCCACGGTGTTCGACCCGTCGGTGCGGCTGTCGATCGTCACGTTCGCCGACACCCCGGCGCGTCGCCTCGGCACCGCCGATTGGGACGCCGTGCAACAGGCCCTGAACCTCGCGACGATCGCGCTCGCCGGTGAACAGTGCGGTGGTACCCGCCGCATCTTCGAGATCACCATCGAGTACCTCAAGACCCGCATCCAGTTCGGCCGCCCGATCGGTAGTTTCCAGGCGCTCAAGCATATGGCCGCCGATCTGCTGCTCCAGGTCGAGTCCTCGACGTCGGCCGCACAGAACGCCGCGTCCCGGTGGGACGACGACCCCAACACCGCCGCGGGAGCGATCGCGCTTGCCGGATTCGCCTGCGCCGAGGCGTACCGGGACACCACCGCGGCGGCCATCCAGATGCACGGCGGAATCGGCTTCACCTGGGAGCATCCGGCACACCTGTACCTCCGCCGCGCCCGCACCGGCCTGCAGCTGTTCGGCGGCCCACGCCTGCATCGCGAGCGTTACCTGCAGTCGAAAGGCGCCTGACCCATGACCGACACGACTCCGAGCGGCGACGACCTACGCGCCGAGGTGCGCGACTGGCTGGCGCAGAACTGGAAGGGCCTGCCGAGGTCGAGCGATCCGTGGGTGGCGTCCCCCGAACGGGTCGCCTGGCTGGAGAAAGTGCTCGACACCGGCTACGCGGTCCCCACCTACCCGGCCGAGTGGTTCGGCCGGGCGTACCCGAACCACCTGGCGTCGGTGATCGAGACGGAGTTCAAGGCCGTCCGGGCTCCCGGCGCGCGGCGCGACAAGTACAGCATCCCGGCGAACACCGTCCTGAGGTTCGGCAGCGACAGCCTCAAGCGAGGGTTGATGCGCGACTTCCTCACCGAGCGCGCCACCACCTGCCTGCTCTACAGCGAACCCGGTGCCGGCTCGGACCTCGCCGGCGTGCACGCGACCGCAGTGCGCGACGGCAACCGGTGGGTGGTCAACGGTCAGAAGGTGTGGACCTCCGGAGCAGCGACGGCCGACTACGGGCTGCTACTCGCCCGCACCGACTGGGATGTCCCCAAACACAAGGGCCTGAGCTTCTTCATCCTGCCGATGAAACAACCCGGCATCGAGGTACGGCCGCTGGTGCAGATCACCGGAGAATCGCACTTCAACGAGGTGTTCATCAGTGACGCACACGTATCCGACGACTTCCTCGTCGGCGGTGCCGGCAACGGCTGGCGGGTACTGCAGACCGCACTGGCCTACGAGCGGTCCATCATGGGCGACACCGGTCGCGGGTCCCGCAACAGTTCGCGCGCCGACAGCCTCGTCGAACTCGCCCGCGAACACGGCCGCCTCGGCGATCCGGTCATCCGGGACTCGCTGGCCACGGCGCTAGCACTGCGAGAACTCAACGGGCTCAACAACACTCGCGCGAAGGAATCGGCCTCGATGGGCACGTCCAGCTCGATCATGTCGCTGGGCAAGCTCGCCATGTCCGCCATCCTGCACACCGAAGCCCGAGTGAAGACCACCATCATCGGAACGGAGGCACTGCTGGCCGGGCCGGACAACCCGGAAGCGGACGACATCAACTTCCTGACACTCAACGCGTACTTCACCTCCATCGGTGGCGGCACCGATCAGATCCAGCGCAACATCATCGGTGAGCGGGTCCTCGGGCTGCCGAAGGAGCCTGAAGTCGACCGCGACATCCCGTTCCGCGACGCGCGCCGGAACTGATCGATGACCGGACGTTACGACCCGCCGCTGGCCGGGGTCCGGATCCTCGACCTGTCGTCCGGTCCGATGACCGCGGTCGGCCGTCTGCTCGCCGATCTGGGTGCCGACGTGACCGAGGTGAGACTGGCCGGTGTCACCGACCATCGCGTCGGGGTCGGTGCCCGCATCGGTCTGGATTCGGTGCCCCTGGCGACGGCGCTCAACAGGCGCGGCAGCAGTGGACGACATGCTTGCCGCCGCCGACATCCTGATCGAGGACACCCAGCCTGGATCAGCAGCCGAAAGCCTGCTCGGCGTCGACCAGCTGCGCTGCACCCACCCGGCTCTGATCGTCTTGTCGATCAGCGACTTCGGACGCGACTCGGACTTCAGCGACTGGCAGGTCACCGCCCCTGTACTGCACGCCCTGACGAGCGAACTGTCACGTTCGGGCATCCCGGGCCGGCGACCGCGTCGACTTCGCGATCCTCGAGGGCGCGATGCAGGCGCTCGACCCGCCGTTCGGGACCGTGGGGACGGCGTCGGCAGGAGTGCCGACGGCCGCGCAGCAACGCAACTGGGCGACCGAACGTCTGCGCTACCCGGTCGTTCCCTGTCGGGACGGCACGTCCGTATCTGCCTGCTGGCAAAACGCCAGTGGCACGGGATGTTCGAGGCGGCGCAAGCCGAGCGACCAGGGTCTTCCGCTGGCGGGCCTGCGTGTGCTGGACCTCCAGTCACCTCGCCGCCGAGATCGCCGGCGAAGCGCTCGTCCGCGACGGTCACCAGCTGTCCGACGGCCCGACCCACGATGCGCCGTGGGGACTGTTCCCCGCGGACTTGCAGGCACTGTGCCGGGTGCTCGACCGCCCCGGTTTGGCCCCCGATCCGGAGCTCGACAGCCGGACAGGCCGCGACCGCAACAGGGCTCGCGTCGACGGCGCCGTGACCGATTGGACGGTCGTCCACTCCCCCGGCGAAGCCCGGCTGGGAGTTCTACGCACAGCGCCGCGCCTTCCGGGAGGAGCTGCATCCCCAGGCCGAGCTGCGGGACCTGCTGGCGCGCGGAGTGCTGCAGACGCCGCCGGAGGCGTGAGCGGCTGTGCGGGTGTAGTGACGTTGGACACGCTGTGCTCCACGTCGTCACGACGGCTGTCGTCCGCTCCGCCTGACCGGTCATTCACAGCCGTGGTGTCGATATCCAGCACAGCATCGGTGACGACACTCATATCCTCAACGCTCAGTCCCGGGCACCGCATTGCACGTTGTGCCGTCATCACCACGCCTGCGGTGCGCATGGACGACCTTCCCGTCGTCGGCGCCGAGGTCTTGGTGGTCGGATGACGCCCTGTCACCAC contains:
- a CDS encoding ECF transporter S component, with the protein product MTDVSPPVPVTGRSYRWRVVDIVVASVLAVASGLVFVMWNVASNPIGAPLSALLPGLQALLGGGWLFAGVLTAMVIRKPGAALYGELVAATVSALVGNQWGVMTLEFGLVQGLAAEIVFAGFLYRVWNLPVAVLAGAAAGLAMAINELVLLYPGSTSAFAVVYVVSGIVSGGVLAGGLSWWVVRGLAKTGALSRFPSGRTGSPSDARP
- a CDS encoding acyl-CoA dehydrogenase family protein yields the protein MTDTTPSGDDLRAEVRDWLAQNWKGLPRSSDPWVASPERVAWLEKVLDTGYAVPTYPAEWFGRAYPNHLASVIETEFKAVRAPGARRDKYSIPANTVLRFGSDSLKRGLMRDFLTERATTCLLYSEPGAGSDLAGVHATAVRDGNRWVVNGQKVWTSGAATADYGLLLARTDWDVPKHKGLSFFILPMKQPGIEVRPLVQITGESHFNEVFISDAHVSDDFLVGGAGNGWRVLQTALAYERSIMGDTGRGSRNSSRADSLVELAREHGRLGDPVIRDSLATALALRELNGLNNTRAKESASMGTSSSIMSLGKLAMSAILHTEARVKTTIIGTEALLAGPDNPEADDINFLTLNAYFTSIGGGTDQIQRNIIGERVLGLPKEPEVDRDIPFRDARRN
- a CDS encoding acyl-CoA dehydrogenase family protein, with protein sequence MTIDVADRASLQEAVRDLLRSRCTEQDVRQVLAGDDGFDRDLWCRLAGQGVTGIVIAAEYGGVGLGAAELEAVAEETGAALLPSPFISSAVLTAALIQTAGTREDHQRLLPGLADGTAIGTVAVTGRAGTWTAEGVDVRADTHGRLTGSAHYVTDGQVADILLVAAQAPGGIGVYEVGTDATGVQRVAATVFDPSVRLSIVTFADTPARRLGTADWDAVQQALNLATIALAGEQCGGTRRIFEITIEYLKTRIQFGRPIGSFQALKHMAADLLLQVESSTSAAQNAASRWDDDPNTAAGAIALAGFACAEAYRDTTAAAIQMHGGIGFTWEHPAHLYLRRARTGLQLFGGPRLHRERYLQSKGA